Proteins encoded together in one Camelina sativa cultivar DH55 chromosome 9, Cs, whole genome shotgun sequence window:
- the LOC104713784 gene encoding uncharacterized protein LOC104713784 has translation MAEEKNTNKKSTTIIASYDGSDEYGDDYSCDQDPEETELSWILDKLSLSPPNKEEKKLLVLSLNGLLLHRVHKQVLHKAPKNRSPDASCGPNLVYKRPFVEEFMKFCLDRFQVGIWSSACEKNVDIILNIILKDLEDKLLFVWDQEKCTDSGFKTLENSYKPLFFKDLSKVFQCFKGFSASNTIFIEEEPYKALLNPDNTGLFPLSYDPSDVKDHLLDPEGEFCSYLDGLAKSSDVQVYIKEHSFGQPMIDSSHPDWSFYRKVTKSVS, from the exons ATGGcggaagaaaaaaatacaaataagaaGAGTACCACCATTATTGCATCCTACGACGGCAGCGATGAATACGGTGATGACTACTCATGTGACCAAGATCCAGAAGAGACAGAACTTAGTTGGATTCTTGATAAACTTAGTTTATCACCGCCAAACAAGGAGGAAAAGAAACTCTTGGTCTTAAGTCTGAATGGTCTACTTCTACACCGTGTGCATAAACAAGTTTTGCACAAAGCTCCCAAGAACCGTTCTCCTGATGCTTCATGTGGACCAAATCTTG TGTATAAGAGGCCATTTGTTGAAGAGTTTATGAAGTTTTGTCTTGATAGATTTCAAGTCGGGATTTGGTCCTCTGCTTGCGA GAAAAATGTTGAtataattctaaacattattcTCAAAGATCTAGAAGATAAGCTTCTGTTCGTGTGG GATCAAGAAAAGTGTACGGACAGTGGATTTAAAACACTAGAGAACAGTTACAAGCCTTTGTTCTTTAAGGATCTCTCTAAAGTGTTTCAGTGCTTCAAAGGTTTCTCTGCATCAAACACCATCTTCATTGAAGAAGAACCTTACAAAGCTCTTCTCAATCCT GACAATACGGGTCTGTTCCCGTTGAGTTATGATCCGTCAGACGTTAAAGATCATTTACTTG ATCCTGAAGGAGAGTTCTGCTCTTACTTGGATGGTCTGGCAAAATCATCGGATGTTCAGGTTTATATAAAAGAGCATTCCTTTGGACAGCCTATGATCGATTCTTCTCATCCTGACTGGTCTTTCTACCGCAAAGTCACAAAGAGTGTCTCTTAA